A stretch of the Narcine bancroftii isolate sNarBan1 chromosome 14, sNarBan1.hap1, whole genome shotgun sequence genome encodes the following:
- the LOC138749912 gene encoding fibronectin type III and SPRY domain-containing protein 2 isoform X1 yields the protein MTPIDSQDFGANIFRVKLHVFPTHLKKMESQPDESSGPEPATKSPKQKDTGKGSSTSQRAEEGGGVEGTEPEGFQFYHMDLYEPRERLGIFAKAKVGDCHLAALQDAPLSIPHSKEEQAAEGQPIEVLSHDVHREDNGYLSSPEAELSTGRNLMEFSNILPMEKQFDPFQQIVDYSESASQYSEGPVSPVSEPCCIEETKAENTPAKSGNNVAESVGDHSILRNNASKETDLESGDQEIAQDIIPDVYCQSCDIPIPAFEKLFGFHKHHNVIPLTEAAAAAKFECLNSLKKLEHQLIQMETFSNHLEEIFVTVEENIGKQEHYLELQYDDLMQFLVQRFEDRSQGLEEEKNQKLERLYDLLLSCGCSMDGYKELLESTDTLFNTEDKQTFLKNGQTILARLEEFLQEDLNPELPTPLEFENFPTDTAEVQQLIDSISSIPVPSAPSMCPQTPDTATSTSVRVRWSLSADDTVEHYQLYYRKLEDKTQDKETADATLRVKEMFCTVRNLQPGSLYQFWVTAINSAGTSDESDRTVYTTVPPAPKISNRTVAVCQSAVFMEWDPNSSGPPQSYTLEFCQVCSGCDWTESLTESVTGITSCKALIELEPNENYIFYLRAVNSGGSSETSAPIYIQTTGTHLYLMEQTAHLSLSIVQDGLTIVYNEESLLTEVLTTHERFTSTAAVMAQLVPVQGRHYWEVEVTEDVEYSVGVALRDTPRDSQLGFNITSWCMRHILTPSRSKFEFLHKGRTPDLRITVTPTRIGILLDYNRGTLSFFNVNICQHLYTFSHHFANLVNPCFALESYGILKVCHNIPFPEFTHLL from the exons atgacccctatagattcacag GATTTTGGGGCAAATATATTCAGGGTGAAGCTACATGTTTTTCCCACACATCTAAAGAAGATGGAGAGCCAGCCAGATGAATCCAGCGGTCCAGAACCGGCGACCAAGAGTCCCAAACAGAAGGATACAGGCAAAGGATCCTCAACCTCCCAAAGAGCagaagagggaggaggtgtggagggTACGGAGCCAGAAGGATTTCAGTTCTACCATATGGACCTCTATGAACCAAGGGAACGGTTGGGGATTTTTGCAAAAGCCAAAGTGGGTGATTGTCATCTGGCTGCCCTGCAGGATGCACCACTAAGTATTCCCCACTCTAAGGAAGAGCAAGCGGCAGAGGGACAACCCATAGAGGTGCTGAGCCATGATGTCCACAGAGAGGACAATGGCTATTTGTCTTCTCCTGAAGCAGAGTTGAGTACTGGTCGGAACCTGATGGAATTTTCCAACATCCTCCCAATGGAAAAGCAGTTTGATCCCTTCCAACAAATAGTCGATTACTCAGAAAGTGCAAGTCAATACAGTGAAGGGCCTGTCAGCCCTGTGTCAGAACCATGTTGCATTGAAGAGACTAAGGCAGAGAATACCCCAGCTAAGAGTGGAAATAATGTAGCAGAAAGTGTTGGAGATCACAGCATACTGAGAAACAATGCCTCCAAAGAAACAGATCTCGAGTCAGGTGACCAGGAGATTGCCCAGGACATAATCCCTGATGTTTATTGTCAATCATGTGATATCCCGATACCTGCTTTTGAGAAGCTTTTTGGATTCCACAAACACCATAATGTGATCCCATTAACAGAAGCAGCAGCGGCTGCTAAG ttTGAGTGCCTGAACAGTCTGAAGAAGCTTGAGCACCAATTGATACAGATGGAGACATTTTCTAACCACTTGGAGGAAATCTTTGTTACTGTTGAG GAGAACATTGGTAAACAGGAACACTACCTGGAACTGCAGTATGACGACTTGATGCAGTTTCTCGTTCAGCGTTTTGAGGACAGGAGCCAGGGGCTGGAGGAGGAGAAGAACCAGAAGCTGGAGAGGTTGTATGATTTGCTGTTGAGCTGTGGGTGCAGCATGGATGGCTACAAGGAGCTATTAGAATCCACTGATACGCTCTTCAATACTGAAGACAAGCAAACCTTCCTGAAG AATGGACAAACAATACTGGCCAG ATTGGAGGAGTTTCTCCAAGAGGATCTGAACCCGGAGCTTCCGACTCCTCTTGAATTTGAGAATTTTCCAACAGATACAGCTGAGGTGCAACAGTTAATAGATTCGATCAGCAGCATTCCAG TGCCGTCTGCCCCTTCGATGTGTCCCCAGACCCCCGACACAGCAACCTCCACCTCAGTGCGAGTCCGCTGGAGCCTGTCAGCTGACGACACTGTGGAACATTATCAGTTGTACTACCGAAAATTAGAAGACAAGACGCAGGACAAGGAGACAGCGG ATGCGACGCTGAGAGTGAAGGAGATGTTCTGCACTGTGAGGAACCTACAGCCTGGCTCCTTGTATCAGTTCTGGGTCACAGCCATCAACTCGGCAGGGACAAGTGACGAGAGTGACCGCACAGTCTACACCACAG ttcctccagcacccAAGATCAGCAACAGAACTGTGGCAGTCTGCCAAAGTGCAGTCTTCATGGAGTGGGAcccaaacagcagtggacccccACAGTCCTATACCCTGGAATTCTGCCAAGtctgcagtggctgtgattggacAGAATCACTCACAGA ATCTGTGACTGGGATAACTTCATGTAAAGCATTAATTGAACTGGAGCCCAATGAAAATTATATCTTCTATCTCAGAGCAGTGAATAGCGGAGGCAGCAGTGAGACAAGTGCACCCATATACATTCAAACCACAG GTACCCATCTTTACCTGATGGAACAGACTGCGCACCTCTCACTCTCAATCGTGCAGGATGGACTGACTATAGTTTATAACGAGGAAAGTCTGCTCACAGAAGTTCTCACAACACATGAGAGGTTCACAAG TACTGCTGCTGTCATGGCACAGTTGGTGCCAGTTCAAGGAAGACATTACTGGGAGGTGGAGGTGACTGAAGACGTGGAGTATAGTGTGGGAGTCGCCTTACGAGACACCCCACGGGACTCTCAGTTGGGCTTCAACATCACTTCTTGGTGCATGAGACACATCCTCACCCCATCCAG GAGTAAATTTGAATTCCTTCACAAAGGGCGAACTCCAGACCTGAGAATAACTGTGACACCAACAAGAATTGGAATTCTCCTGGACTACAACAGAGGAACCCTTTCCTTTTTCAATGTCAACATTTGTCAACACCTCTACACCTTCTCACATCACTTTGCCAATCTGGTCAATCCCTGCTTTGCTTTGGAAAGTTATGGCATTTTAAAAGTCTGTCATAATATTCCATTCCCTGAGTTTACACATTTACTGTGA
- the LOC138749912 gene encoding fibronectin type III and SPRY domain-containing protein 2 isoform X2 yields MESQPDESSGPEPATKSPKQKDTGKGSSTSQRAEEGGGVEGTEPEGFQFYHMDLYEPRERLGIFAKAKVGDCHLAALQDAPLSIPHSKEEQAAEGQPIEVLSHDVHREDNGYLSSPEAELSTGRNLMEFSNILPMEKQFDPFQQIVDYSESASQYSEGPVSPVSEPCCIEETKAENTPAKSGNNVAESVGDHSILRNNASKETDLESGDQEIAQDIIPDVYCQSCDIPIPAFEKLFGFHKHHNVIPLTEAAAAAKFECLNSLKKLEHQLIQMETFSNHLEEIFVTVEENIGKQEHYLELQYDDLMQFLVQRFEDRSQGLEEEKNQKLERLYDLLLSCGCSMDGYKELLESTDTLFNTEDKQTFLKNGQTILARLEEFLQEDLNPELPTPLEFENFPTDTAEVQQLIDSISSIPVPSAPSMCPQTPDTATSTSVRVRWSLSADDTVEHYQLYYRKLEDKTQDKETADATLRVKEMFCTVRNLQPGSLYQFWVTAINSAGTSDESDRTVYTTVPPAPKISNRTVAVCQSAVFMEWDPNSSGPPQSYTLEFCQVCSGCDWTESLTESVTGITSCKALIELEPNENYIFYLRAVNSGGSSETSAPIYIQTTGTHLYLMEQTAHLSLSIVQDGLTIVYNEESLLTEVLTTHERFTSTAAVMAQLVPVQGRHYWEVEVTEDVEYSVGVALRDTPRDSQLGFNITSWCMRHILTPSRSKFEFLHKGRTPDLRITVTPTRIGILLDYNRGTLSFFNVNICQHLYTFSHHFANLVNPCFALESYGILKVCHNIPFPEFTHLL; encoded by the exons ATGGAGAGCCAGCCAGATGAATCCAGCGGTCCAGAACCGGCGACCAAGAGTCCCAAACAGAAGGATACAGGCAAAGGATCCTCAACCTCCCAAAGAGCagaagagggaggaggtgtggagggTACGGAGCCAGAAGGATTTCAGTTCTACCATATGGACCTCTATGAACCAAGGGAACGGTTGGGGATTTTTGCAAAAGCCAAAGTGGGTGATTGTCATCTGGCTGCCCTGCAGGATGCACCACTAAGTATTCCCCACTCTAAGGAAGAGCAAGCGGCAGAGGGACAACCCATAGAGGTGCTGAGCCATGATGTCCACAGAGAGGACAATGGCTATTTGTCTTCTCCTGAAGCAGAGTTGAGTACTGGTCGGAACCTGATGGAATTTTCCAACATCCTCCCAATGGAAAAGCAGTTTGATCCCTTCCAACAAATAGTCGATTACTCAGAAAGTGCAAGTCAATACAGTGAAGGGCCTGTCAGCCCTGTGTCAGAACCATGTTGCATTGAAGAGACTAAGGCAGAGAATACCCCAGCTAAGAGTGGAAATAATGTAGCAGAAAGTGTTGGAGATCACAGCATACTGAGAAACAATGCCTCCAAAGAAACAGATCTCGAGTCAGGTGACCAGGAGATTGCCCAGGACATAATCCCTGATGTTTATTGTCAATCATGTGATATCCCGATACCTGCTTTTGAGAAGCTTTTTGGATTCCACAAACACCATAATGTGATCCCATTAACAGAAGCAGCAGCGGCTGCTAAG ttTGAGTGCCTGAACAGTCTGAAGAAGCTTGAGCACCAATTGATACAGATGGAGACATTTTCTAACCACTTGGAGGAAATCTTTGTTACTGTTGAG GAGAACATTGGTAAACAGGAACACTACCTGGAACTGCAGTATGACGACTTGATGCAGTTTCTCGTTCAGCGTTTTGAGGACAGGAGCCAGGGGCTGGAGGAGGAGAAGAACCAGAAGCTGGAGAGGTTGTATGATTTGCTGTTGAGCTGTGGGTGCAGCATGGATGGCTACAAGGAGCTATTAGAATCCACTGATACGCTCTTCAATACTGAAGACAAGCAAACCTTCCTGAAG AATGGACAAACAATACTGGCCAG ATTGGAGGAGTTTCTCCAAGAGGATCTGAACCCGGAGCTTCCGACTCCTCTTGAATTTGAGAATTTTCCAACAGATACAGCTGAGGTGCAACAGTTAATAGATTCGATCAGCAGCATTCCAG TGCCGTCTGCCCCTTCGATGTGTCCCCAGACCCCCGACACAGCAACCTCCACCTCAGTGCGAGTCCGCTGGAGCCTGTCAGCTGACGACACTGTGGAACATTATCAGTTGTACTACCGAAAATTAGAAGACAAGACGCAGGACAAGGAGACAGCGG ATGCGACGCTGAGAGTGAAGGAGATGTTCTGCACTGTGAGGAACCTACAGCCTGGCTCCTTGTATCAGTTCTGGGTCACAGCCATCAACTCGGCAGGGACAAGTGACGAGAGTGACCGCACAGTCTACACCACAG ttcctccagcacccAAGATCAGCAACAGAACTGTGGCAGTCTGCCAAAGTGCAGTCTTCATGGAGTGGGAcccaaacagcagtggacccccACAGTCCTATACCCTGGAATTCTGCCAAGtctgcagtggctgtgattggacAGAATCACTCACAGA ATCTGTGACTGGGATAACTTCATGTAAAGCATTAATTGAACTGGAGCCCAATGAAAATTATATCTTCTATCTCAGAGCAGTGAATAGCGGAGGCAGCAGTGAGACAAGTGCACCCATATACATTCAAACCACAG GTACCCATCTTTACCTGATGGAACAGACTGCGCACCTCTCACTCTCAATCGTGCAGGATGGACTGACTATAGTTTATAACGAGGAAAGTCTGCTCACAGAAGTTCTCACAACACATGAGAGGTTCACAAG TACTGCTGCTGTCATGGCACAGTTGGTGCCAGTTCAAGGAAGACATTACTGGGAGGTGGAGGTGACTGAAGACGTGGAGTATAGTGTGGGAGTCGCCTTACGAGACACCCCACGGGACTCTCAGTTGGGCTTCAACATCACTTCTTGGTGCATGAGACACATCCTCACCCCATCCAG GAGTAAATTTGAATTCCTTCACAAAGGGCGAACTCCAGACCTGAGAATAACTGTGACACCAACAAGAATTGGAATTCTCCTGGACTACAACAGAGGAACCCTTTCCTTTTTCAATGTCAACATTTGTCAACACCTCTACACCTTCTCACATCACTTTGCCAATCTGGTCAATCCCTGCTTTGCTTTGGAAAGTTATGGCATTTTAAAAGTCTGTCATAATATTCCATTCCCTGAGTTTACACATTTACTGTGA